TCTCCGTTTTATCCGGAAATAAAAAGACACACTCATCATTTTTCAGTGACTTCAGCCGCCTGATCACACTGTCTTTCATACACAGCTTCTTGTCATTCATTCTTTTGGCGGCATAGACGCACTTAAAGTCGCTGTCCAGCAGGATAACTGTCCGTTTCAGGAACTCCGCGATCCGGTAAACGATCTCCATCGTCCCCCTCTTTGAAAAGAAAATATCTGAGATATCTTCGATCAATTTCTGTTCCTTTACCCTGCTCCGGTAACTCAGTTCATATATATGGTTATAGATCGTCTGGCTCACCTCAGATAATGAATAATAAAATGGAAGCTCTAAAAGGGGGAGCTTTACCTTTTCTGCTTCCTTGACCATTCCTTCGGGAATCTCCTGGAAATAGTCTCTGATCTTCACTCCGAGCCCGGCGCAGCCGGCTTCTTTTAATTCGCGGACGATCCTTTTCTGCGCTTCCTCGTCATGGAGCAGAAAGTAGCCCGTAGTGACTGCCAGTTCATCCTGTTTTACCCACCGGATCGCATCCGGATTATCCAGCACTGTCACCCCGTCAAATCTGGTATTTGTAAGGTCGTCACAGGCAATACATTTTATATTTTTTAATCCGCTTGCTGTCACCAGCCATTCTAAACTACTTTTCATCGGCTCACCTGCAAATATAGCGTCCGCGCGGTTTTGATCCGCCTGCTTCCGCGCCGCGCAGGAAGGTCCTCTCAACGGTCCCCTGCAGGCACATATCTTTATAGACACTATTCTTTACTTTCGTTTTGATCTGATTCTCATCATAGATTGTCTGTTTCTCCGGATTTAATACGGCCAGATCCGCATCTTTTCCAAGTTCTATACTTCCCTTACTCTTATCGATCCCTAATAATTCAGCGGGCCTGAGCGATAACACCTCCGCAATGCGCTCCGGGGGCATCTTTCGTTTACAACATCCTTCTGAAAAAAGTACCGGCAGCGTAAACTGGACGCCTGATATGCCGGCCCACGCACGGTCAACCGCATCTGTCACCGACTTGTCTGCGCTCGGAGAGTGATCCGAGGAAATAATGTCTATATGCCCGCACTTTAGTTCTTCCCACAGTGCGTCTCTGTTTCTCATACCGCGTACCGGCGGCGCGCATTTCAGCATTGCTCCTTTGTCCGGGTAATCCTCTTCTGAAAACATGAGATAATGCGGACACGTCTCGCAGGTGATACGAGCTCCCTGCCTTCTGGCTTCCTGGATCAGCGCTATGCTTTTTGCGCTGCTTATATGGGCGATATGCACGCCCGCCCCCGTGATCCGCGCAAACAGCGCGCACCGCGCCACTGCCTCCAGCTCACTTTCTTCCGGATGCATCCTGCTCCAGTCTTCCCACCTTAAGCGCCCTTTCAGCTTCTTCGAGTAATAGTTGTTTATCTCCTCATTTTCAGCATGTATGACGATCGGGAAATTTTCTTTTGCGGCAAGACGCATCGCCTCCAGCAGGACCGGGTCGGAGACACGGGGGAAATCCTCCGCCCCGCTGTCGCAC
This is a stretch of genomic DNA from [Clostridium] hylemonae DSM 15053. It encodes these proteins:
- the allB gene encoding allantoinase AllB, giving the protein MYDLAIEKGYVITAAGKRRLDIGISNGIIAGLSMPGMLGAAKESVQVPGRYIFPGGIDVHVHMDDLGADEPEDWRHGSMAAAAGGITTVADMPIDNVPATVDRRSLQMKLMRIKGNSFTDYMVWGGLTADNLDAVMPMLSEGAAGLKAFLCDSGAEDFPRVSDPVLLEAMRLAAKENFPIVIHAENEEINNYYSKKLKGRLRWEDWSRMHPEESELEAVARCALFARITGAGVHIAHISSAKSIALIQEARRQGARITCETCPHYLMFSEEDYPDKGAMLKCAPPVRGMRNRDALWEELKCGHIDIISSDHSPSADKSVTDAVDRAWAGISGVQFTLPVLFSEGCCKRKMPPERIAEVLSLRPAELLGIDKSKGSIELGKDADLAVLNPEKQTIYDENQIKTKVKNSVYKDMCLQGTVERTFLRGAEAGGSKPRGRYICR